CCAAGTTACGCCCGGTTTGCGCAATTCAATCCGAAGTTTACCAATATCAAATTTTATTAGTTTATTGGTTCACTGGTTCATTAGTTCATTGGTGGTTGGCGGCTAGTTAGCTTGTTTGATAAGAGTGGTAATGTGTTTTATTTGGGCTATTTATCTCCAGCTATTCCCGTAACCAACTATGCCACCAATCAACAAATGAACTAATGAACTAATAAACTAATTAATTACCTTTGCCCATCCGAATAATATGAAGTTTATTTATCAAACCTGGTGGAAGGTAGTAACCGTAATTGTGATAGTTTACACACTTATTGCGGGCTTATTACTTGGCGTGCCAACCATGCCCATCCTGCACGAAACTATCCGTAATACTTATTTCCACGTACCTATGTGGATGGCCATGTTTACCGTGTTTACCATATCGGTTTACTACAGTATCAAGTACCTGCAAACAGGTAAAGAGGAGTACGACCTGATAGCCGTAGAAAGCGCTAACACGGGCCTTTTCTTTTTTGTTATAGGGCTTATAACCGGCATGCTATGGGCCAGGTACACCTGGGGCGCTTTCTGGAGTAACGATCCTAAGCAAAACAGCGCGGCCATTGCGTTCCTGTTGTACTGTGCCTATTCGGTATTGCGTAACTCTATTGATGAGGAACAAAAGCGGGCCAAAATTTCGGCCATTTATAACATCTTCGCGTTCCCTATCATGATCGTACTCATTATGGTACTGCCCCGCATGACCGATTCATTGCACCCCGGCAACGGTGGTAACCCAGCTTTTGGCAAGCTGGATATGGATAACCGCATGCGTATGGTGCTGTACCCGGCTTTTATAGCCTGGAGCGCTATGGGTGTGTGGATAGCATCGGTACGTTACCGCATCCGTTTAATTGAATATAAAAAGAACCAAATAAATTAATGAAAAAGTTAACATTAATGTTAATGTTGTTGCTGAGCTTTGCTACAGCTTTTGCACAACAAAATGGTCCGGTTGAAATGGCCGATGTGTTGCGCAGTTCGGGGAAAATATACGTCGTAGTGTGTACTATCGTGATCGTTTTTTTAGGCCTGGCCATTTATCTGTTTTCTATCGACCGCAGGCTTAGAAAAATAGAAAAAAATCAATAATAAAAAAGATAGCCCTATTCCGTTTAAACACTGATTTTGCTATGCATGCATAGTGTGTACCTGAAACACTAACTATAATATATTTGCAATATTGATAAAAATTGTACCAAATTTGCACACTTTTTTAAGAGTTTAATATTTATACAATAATTATGGATACCAATATTTTAGTTGCCGACCAGGAGACCCACTTTTTTGGCGACGTATGTAAAAACTTTGATTACGCAGCACAGTTTACTAAACACGACGCTGGTTTGCTCGATCAGATTAAGTCGTGTAACAGCGTTTACCGTTTCCGTTTCCCCATCCGCAGGGGCAATGGTTTCGAGGTAATTGACGCCTGGCGCGTTGAGCACTCGCACCACCAATCGCCAACCAAAGGCGGTATCCGCTACAGCGAAATGGTGAACGAGGATGAGGTAATGGCCCTTGCTGCCCTCATGACCTATAAGTGCGCTATCGTAAACGTACCCTTTGGTGGTGCCAAAGGCGGTATCAAAATAAATCCTAAAAACTACACTGTAAGCGAACTGGAAAACATTACCCGCCGCTATACTGTAGAACTCATCAAGAAGAACTTTATAGGCCCCAGCATTGACGTACCCGCACCGGATTACGGCAGCGGCGAACGCGAAATGAGCTGGATAGCCGATACCTATGCCACCATGAACCCCGGTCAACTGGATGCTATGGGCGCTGTTACCGGCAAACCCATTGCTTTGCATGGTATTGCAGGCAGGAGGGAAGCAACAGGTCGCGGTGTGGCTATCGCTGTTCGTGAGTGTGTTAGCTTTGGCGATGATATGCAAAAAATTGGTCTGTTGCCCGGCTTATCGGGCAAAAGGATAATTGTGCAGGGTTTAGGTAACGTAGGTTACTACTCTGCAAAATTCCTGGCCGAGTTTGGTGCCATCATAGTTGGCCTTTGCGAATTTGAAGGCGCCATCTATAACGAAAACGGTCTCGACGTTGAAGCCGTTTTCCAACACCGTAAAGCAAGCGGATCTATTTTAGGTTACGCAGGCGCGGCACAGGAATTTAAAAATACCATGGAGGGCCTGGAGCAGCCATGCGATATCCTGGTACCGGCGGCTTTAGAAAACCAGATAACCGAAAGCAACATCCGCAACATACAGGCAAAAATTATTGCCGAAGGCGCAAACGGCCCAACATCGCCCGAAGCCGAAGCTATATTTTACGCCAATGGCGGTATCATTATCCCGGATATGTATGCCAATGCGGGCGGTGTAACGGTATCGTACTTTGAGTGGTTAAAAAACCTGAGCCACGTAGCCTTTGGCCGCATGAACCGCAGGTTCGAAGAAAACTCAAACCTTAACCTGGTAAATATGGTAGAGGGTATTACCGGTACATCATTAACCCCGATGCAAAGGTCGACCATTATTAAAGGCGCATCCGAATTAGAATTGGTAAACTCCGGTTTAGAAGATACCATGATCCGTTCATACTACGAGATCAGGGAGATTTACAAAAACAACCCGGCAATTGATACCTTGCGCAGCGCTGCTATGGTAGGTGCAATTAATAAAATAGCGGTGAGTTACCAAAACTTAGGTATCTGGCCGTAAATATTTGGTCGTTGGTAATCAATGTTCTAAACTACCGTCATTGCGAGGAACGAAGCAATCCCAAACTACGTGGGACTTAGCATGTAGAGGATTGCTTCGTACCTCAATGACGGATGTTCGATATTGGTAATCATTGTGCTTAAAAACACGTCATTACCTGTTTTTCTTAACTTAAACTTAATGACACTGTGCTAATGCCCTGTACAGTATGAATGTATTGCCCAGTCACAACAGGTATTGCCGTTCGCACACGTACTATGCTGTATCATATTCGTACGTTTTTATGGCGTTACTTTTTAATAAGTGATTGATTTTTAGGTGTTTGAAATGATGGCACAATGATGGTGAAATCAATAGGTAAAAACCATCGATATGCTTAAAAATTACTTGCTGGTTGCTTTTCGTAACCTCACTAAAAACAAAGCTTTTTCGTTTATCAATATTGTGGGGCTGGCCATTGGGATGGCTGCCTGCCTTTTAATTTTGCAGTATGTTACGTTTGAACTGAGTTTTGATAATTTTCAGGCGAAGAAAGACCGTATTTACCGCATTAACCAGGACCGCTTCAATAATGGCAAATTAAGTACCCGCTGGGCCGGCGGAGCTTTTGCACCGGGAACTGAGTTTAAAAACGATTTGCCCGAGATTGAAGATATGGTAAAATTATCGCCGGCCGGCGATATCCTGCTCAGTTATAAGGATCAGAAAATGACGGTTGCCAATAACTACTTTGTTGGCAATTCGTTTTTCAACATATTCTCGTATAAATTACTACGGGGCGATCCTAAAACCGCCCTGGCCGAGCCTAATACGGTAGTTATATCAAGCAGCGTGGCCAAAAAGCTGTTTCACAACCAGGATCCTGTTGGCCAGAATATTATCATTTATAACGATAAGGGCATGAAGGTTACAGGGGTAATGGAGGATATGCCCGAAAATACACACATGAGGCTCGATTTTTTACAGTCATGGGCTACGCTGTCAAAAATTTACGCGCCGGGTATTGATAACCAGTGGATGAATGATGGCTGTACTACCTATTTGCTGCTTAGGCCGGGTGTTAACCCTAAGGTCTTAGAGGCTAAATTTATTCCCATTGTAAAAAAGGCGTATGATAAATATAAAGGCTCGGGCGAAAGCGGTATTTATACCCTGCAGCCGGTAGGCAGCATTCACCTGTACTCCAACCTGATGTTTGAGCTGCAACCCAATGGCGATGGTAATTCTGTTTACCTGCTGTTGGGTATAGCCATATTTGTAATTATTATAGCCTGGATAAACTATATTAACCTGGCCACCGGCAAGGGGATAGGGCGGGCCAAAGAGGTTGGGGTGCGTAAAACGTTAGGATCGGCAAAGCAACAGCTTATTGTACAGTTTATGCTGGAGGCCGGGCTGCTTAACTTGCTGGCGCTGCTGCTTGCCGTTATATTGATTATTGTTTTCCTTCCAGTTTTTGCCAATATATCGGGCCTGCATATCAGCTTTAGCTTGTTTTTAAATCCGGTATTCTGGATAACAACGGCGGGCATATTGCTGGCAGGTTCGTTTTTTTCGGGCTTTTACCCGGCGATGGTGCTGTCATCTTTTAAGCCTGTTGAGGTGATGAAAGGTAAATTGTCGGCATCGCCGCGGGGTATAATTTTGCGCAAGGGGATGGTGGTTTTTCAGTTTGCAGCATCAATTTTCCTGCTGATTGGTTCGCTAACGGTATTCAGGCAAATTCAATATATGCAAAACCAAAGCCTGGGTATCAATATTGATCAAACCATTGTGGTTAAGCCGCCAATAGCCAAAATAGATTCGTTTTACCGCAATATGAAGGCGTTTAAAAACAATATCCTTACTAACCCGGCTATTAAAGGGATGACAGTATCGACCACGGTACCGGGCGAGCCGGTGTCATGGAACGCGGGCGGCATTAAGCCCCACGGCGCCGACCAGTCGCAAGGCAAGCAATACCGTGTTATTGGGGGCGACCAGGAATACCTCACTTTTTACGATATGAAGCTTCTTGCGGGCCGCAGGTTTTCGCCTGAGTTTACTACCGATACGGCTTCGGTAGTGTTTAACGAAAAGGCCATTCACCAAATGGGTTTTGATAAGCCCGAACAGGCCATAGGTAAGCAAATTGATTTTTGGGGCAAAACCTATACTATTGTTGGTGTTGTTGAAAATTTTCATCAGCAATCACTACGGGATGATTACGACGCTTTGATTTTTAGGTGTATACCGGATTTGCGCAACCAGGTATCAATTAAAATAAGTACAGCCAACATACAGCAAACATTAGCTGGGTTGAAAGCAGACTGGAAAACATATTTCCCCAATGATCAGTTTGATTATTTTTTCCTGGACGAGCATTTTAACAAGCAATACCAGGCCGATAAGCGTTTTGGCCAGGTGTTTGGCATATTTACATTCATAGCCATTTTTGTTGCCTGCCTTGGGTTATTTGGCCTGGTATCATACACCATTGTACAGCGTACCAAAGAGATAGGCATCAGGAAGGTACTTGGTGCCACCGTTAGTAATATTTTACAGTTGCTTTATAAAGATTTTGCCGTGTTGGTAGTTGTTGCTTTTGTTGTATCGGCACCGCTGGCCTGGTATGCCATTAACAAATGGCTGCAAACCTACTCGTTCCGGCTCAGTATCAGTTGGCTGTTGTTTGTTATACCGTTTATAGTGGTGTTTATCATTGCTTTTGTTACAGTATCATTATTAACGGTAAAAGCCGCATTGATGAACCCGGTTAAGAGTTTGAAAACGGAGTAGTTTCTGTAAGGTTGCGAATTAAGCAAGGCGGCTATGGATGGTTTGCGGTGGCTATATTACAGAGTCCGCTTGTCCGAACATGGCGGGATGGATGCCGGGCGGACACTTTGCAGCGTAGCAATAGGGATGGAAATGGATACCGGCCTATGTGGCTAAGGCCTGTGCAGTATGAATATACAGCCCGGGCCGCAGGCATTGCCATTTTTAGTATCAAGTAGTAAGAATCAAGTAGCAAGATGTGTTTGAACATGCAGAGAGAACGCCGACAAACACACCCCTGCCACTGCTCAATCTATCGCGCCCCCTCTCGAGAGGGGAATAAAGAAATCTTGCTACTTGATTCTTACTACTTGATACTATTTTTAAACCACAAAGCCCCGGCTATTGCCAGGGCTGTTGTTAGTATAAATTAATGTTGGGAAAGGGAAATTAGAATTTACCTAATTCCTGAACAAGGTCGATCAGTTTGTTTGAGTAACCCCACTCATTATCGTACCATGATACAACTTTAACAAAGTTATCATTAAGGCCGATACCTGCTTTTGCATCAAAAATTGATGTACGTGCATCGCCTTTGAAATCTTCAGATACCACTTCATCTTCAGTGTAACCTAAAATTCCTTTTAATTCGCCTTCAGATGCTGCTTTCATAGCTGCTTTGATGGCTTCGTATGAAGCACCTTTTTTCAAACGTACGGTTAAGTCAACAACAGATACGTCGGCAACTGGTACACGTAACGACATACCTGTTAATTTACCTTTTAACTGAGGTAACACCAAACCAACTGCTTTAGCAGCACCGGTTGATGAAGGGATGATGTTTTGGTAAGCACCACGGCCACCTCTCCAGTCTTTAGCACTTGGGCCATCAACAGTTTTTTGAGTAGCTGTAACAGCGTGTACGGTGGTCATTAAGCCTTCTTCGATACCAAAGTTATCATCCAATACTTTAGCAATAGGTGCTAAACAGTTGGTAGTACATGAAGCGTTTGATACAATGTTTTGATCGGCTTTCAATTCTTTATGGTTAACACCCATTACAAATGTAGGGGTATCATCTTTTGCCGGTGCGCTCATTACAACTTTTTTAGCACCTGCATCAATATGTTTTTGAGCCGTTTCCTGTGTTAAGAACAAGCCTGTTGATTCGATAACAACTTCAGCGCCTATTTCGCCCCATTTAAGGTTAGCAGGGTCTTTTTCGGCAGTAACACGGATGGTTTTACCGTTTACAACCAAATGACCGCCTTCAACAGCAATAGTGCCTTTGAATGGTCCGTGAGTTGAATCGTATTTTAACATGTAAGCCATGTAATCTGGCTCAACCAGGTCATTAATACCAACAACTTCAATGTCGGATCTTTCAATTGCGGCCCTGAATGCCAGGCGGCCAATACGGCCGAAACCGTTAATTCCTATTTTCATGATTTTTTAATTTTTATTTGAATAGTAGGTTAATAAATTATTTATGGGTTCTTTTATAATGTTGGTTATCTGCAAATTGGCTTCGGCAGCGCTTTCATACAAAAGTTCCTGAAAATTGGCAGCAACCGTGCCCACAAAATAGATAGGGGCATCGGGATGTTGCTTATGTAAAGGTACTAAATATGTGGAAATTAGGCTGCTAAATCCTTTTTTTATGACGTTTTGGAGATGATAGTCGGTGCGGTTTTCCAGGTAAAAATCGGCAAACGAACTCAGGAATAAGGCTGGTTGTTTTTGGCGGTAAACCTTCTCTAAAAGTGTTTTGCGGTCGGCATCGTATTTATGGATAAACTTTTTGCGGATGTTTGGTGGCAGGGTTTGGTTCATAAACCCTTTAATAAGCTGCCTGCCCAACCAGTTGCTGCTGCCTTCGTCGGCCAGTATATAACCCAGGCCGTAGTTGTTGGGGGCCACTTTTTTACCATCGTAATAAGCGGCGTTTGAGCCGCTGCCGCAAATGCTTACAATACCGGGCGAGTTTTTACAGCAGGCAATAGCTGCCGCGGTAATGTCGTGCTCAACAGTTACCTTGCCAAATTTAAAAAATGCCGAGAGCGCGTTATATACCACCGCCTTACGTTCAACTGACGATGCCCCGGCACCAAAAAAGTAAATACGTTTTATCTCTTCGGCGTGGTGAATGAGGTTGATATTTTTATTGAGAAGTTGCAGAATGTGCTTTTCGTCGTTAAAGTAGGGATTGATGCCGTTGGTTTTAAAGGAAGCAATAGTTCTTCCTTTATCGGCCAGGCGCCAATGTGCAAAATACGAACCGCTATAAACTACTGCAATCATTAATTATTATATCGATAATATATCAACCATTTGTAAAAGGTCTGCTTCCAGCTTAAACTCATGGTGGTTAAGCGCTTCCTCCAAACTGGTTAGCACAATGTTATTGGCCTGCAAACCTACCATTTTTTGTGATTCTCCTGCTATCAAAGCGTTAACTGCTGCAAAGCCCAAACGACTGCCCAAAATTCTGTCGAAACTGGATGGGCTGCCCCCTCTTTGCAAGTGGCCTAATATAGTTACTTTAATGTCGTAGTTTTTAACTTCTTTTTGTACGGCTTTTGCCACGTCATACACGCCGCCATTCTTGTCGCCTTCGGCCACAATTACGATGCTTGACGATTTTTTGTTCATGTGGCCCGTTTTAAGGTTTTGGATCAAATCCTCAATAGCGGTTTGTTTTTCGGGCAGTAAGATGGCCTCTGCACCACATGAAATGCCCGCCCGCAGGGCAATAGCGCCCGAGTCGCGACCCATTACTTCGATGAAGAAAAGGCGGTCATGCGCATCGGCTGTATCACGAATTTTGTCGATAGCTTCAATAACTGTATTAGTAGCTGTATCAAACCCCAGGGTATACGTTGAACCGCAAAGGTCGTTATCAATGGTGCCCGGAACGCCCATTACAGCAATATCCGGGTATTTTTTTGAAAAACGCAGGGCGCCGGTAAATGTACCATCGCCACCAATTACTACCAGGGCATCAATGCCATGCTCTTTTAGATGCTTGTAGGCGGTGGCCATGCCTTCCTCTTCTTTAAAAGGCAGGCAGCGGGCAGTTTTTAAAATGGTGCCTCCTAAATTCAATATATTACTTACCGAACGCTTGTTCATATCGTACATGTCGTTTTCGATAAGCCCTTTATAGCCCTGGCGTATGCCTACAACCTCGAGGCCATTATATAATGCTGTGCGAACAACGGCGCGGATACATGGGTTCATGCCCGGTGCGTCGCCGCCTGAGGTTAAAACAGCAATTTTTGAAATTTTCTGCATCTTTACACTACTAAATTTGTGCTACGAAGATACAGTGTGTAAATTACACCATTAAATTTATTTGTTTTTTTTTAGATTAGGAATTAAGGTCATATATTTAAACTGTAAATTAAATCCCGATAAGTATTTTGGAACTAATGCTGCCTAAGTTTGATTCCGTATTCTCGATAGACTGCGTAATTTTTGGTTTTGAAGCCGGCGAACTTAAGATTTTATTAATTGAGCGTAACGAAGAACCATATAAAGATTGGTTTGCATTGCCCGGCTACATTGTTGAGCAGGACGAAAGCATAGACGATGCCGCCGAGCGGATCCTGTATGAGCTTACGGGGCTGCGCGATTTGCATATGCAACAATTCCACACCTTTGGCGAGGTTAACAGACACCCGCAAGGCCGTGTAATTACGGTTGCCTATTACGCGCTTATTCGTATCAACGGGCAAAAGGAGCTGCGCCCGGTAACCCAGTTTGCCAAAAAAGCCATCTGGCACCCGGTAAACGATTTACCTAAGCTGGCATTTGACCACAGCGAAATTTTTAATACCGGCTTCAATAAAATCCGCCGCAGGCTGCATTACCAGCCTATAGCGTTTGAGTTGTTACCTGAAAAATTTACGCTTACCCAGTTACAATCATTATACGAGGCTGTACTTAACAAAAAGCTGGATAAACGTAACTTCCGCAAAAAAATGCTCAGCTACGGCTTTTTAAAAGAGCTGGACGAGAAGCAAAAAGGGGTAAGCTACCGTGCAGCCAAACTGTACAAGTTTGATAAACGCAAGTACGGGAAGATATTTCAGGGTGAAATGAGCCTCGGGTAGCAGTTTGCAGTCTTTAGTTGGCAGTTTGCAGTTCTTGGTTGGCTGTAATACGCAAAGGCATGCCAGGTGTATAATCCTAAATGAAAAAGCTTCAGTGGTAGTCACTGAAGCTTTTTTTGTGCAAACTGCTAACTAATTATTGCAAACTGCAAATAGCTGCTTACTGCAAACTGAGGATTGCCAACTACAAGCTGCTCGGCGATAACTCCAAATGGTATTTAACCAGGTTATCTATAGGCGAGCGGATGATGTTACCAACAACCATTCCGTTTTCGGTAACTACTTCTTCCAGTACGTTACGGAAGTTGTACCCTACCGAGCCTATGCAGTTAAAGGTATATTTTTGATAGTCGGGGTAGTGGGTAACCAGGTTACGGAAAAAATCTTCGAACGAGGTACGTACTAAATTACGTGAGTATTCAATGTGCACATTGTTATCATAAACAAACTTGCTGAAGCTTGCGCAAAAGCGGTTGGCGCGTGGCTGGGTATAAACCTGCTCGTTAATATCATCGGGCGTAAGTTTAAAGGTTTCCCAAAACAGGTTGCGCACAGGCTCGGGCATGTAACCGCGCAAATAATCAACTAATAATTTTTTGCCGATATAGCAGCCGCTGCCTTCATCGCCCAGGATATAAGCGCCCGAATCGATATTATGTACAACATTTTTACCATCGTAAATACAAGAATTGGTACCTGTACCTAAAATAGCCGCAAAACCTTCGGTATTGCCTAACAGGGCGCGTGCCGCAGCAAGCAAATCATGGCCTATGTATACCTTAGCTTTAGTAAAAACAGCTTCCATCGCAACTTTTACAAGGTTGCGCATATCATCTGTTGAGCAGCCGGCCCCGTAATAATTAACCTCGGTTATTTCGTTTTTATCAAGGTCGGTAGGCAAGCTTTCGTTTAACGATTGGATGATGTACTCTGTACTTGAAAAATAGGGGTTATATCCCTCAGTGTTGAAATACACTTTTTTACCTTCTTCGGTAACCAGACACCAGTTTGTTTTAGTTGAGCCACCGTCAGCAATTATGATCATAAATAAAGTTTTATTAGAAAAATTGGGTTAAAAGTATGATTAACTTATTGTAAAAAAAACACTTTGTAACCTAAATCATAAAAATTGCCATTTTTATGCTAATTACACTTTCTTTTTACACAAAATCTAACGTTACTGGCTTAAAGTATCATTATCAACAACACATTTTCATTACATCAGGGTATTATAATAAATGTAAAATCAACATGTAATTGAGGATTAGGCCATTGCGGTCATTTTTTTTGCAATTGTACGTAATGTTAAATTATTTAGCAACATCTATCAATAATACTTGTATATAATTACACTAAGCCGGTAACGTTTACATGAACGACAATGAATTATTTGCCGGAATATGTACCGATTTAATTGCCGCAAAATGCTGTTTTAACCAACCCGCCATAAACTCCGATCCGGGTTCTTCACTGGCGATATGGCCTAATACAATCAGCGATAAGTTATCCCCCTTTGCCTGCGCGTCGCGCACGTATTCGGCAGTTTCCCATTCCTGTATTTCGCCAACAATTAACACATCGGGTTTTACTTTGCCGGCTTCGGTTATGTGCCTTTTACCGCCCGCGGCGCCGGGTAAAAACAATACCTTTTGGCAGTTTTGCGCCGGGTTGCCAATGTAGCGCACTTTATTAATGGATAGTTTGTTTTTCAGGTATTCAATTAAAGCAGCTAAGTTGGTAGGCGGAAGCACCAGCACATTGCCCAGGTCGGGCCGGTAATAGGCCGCCCAGCTTAATTGGGTTAGTACGCCCATGCCTACGCCGTCGGGCTTAAGGCTATGAATATAGTCGTGGTTACGCCATACGGCAATGTTGTTATCTTTAAGTAGTTTGGCTTTATATTGGTATACATCATCATTGGCCAGCCAGTCGGTTTCGTCGGCATGGTTATAAAAAGTGGGCTCATGGGCTATAATAAAGTTGGCATTTAAGGCTATAGCCCGTTTTATCACATCAATAGTGGCAAACATGGTAGTAACAATGCCCGTAACTTTAATATCCAGATTGCCCGATTTAAGCGTATCTACCGTTTTAGGAAAAGGTGCCCCGGCTATCTGGCTGATGAATTTATCGATAATCTGCCCGACTGTTACATCCTCTTTAACCTCAAAAAAATTGGCAGCCCGGCCCACAAATGGAGCGCTCAGCAATGCCGAGGCGGCGGCCACTTTGCCAACATTAAAAATAAATTTACGGCGGGTATAATCCTTATTTAAGGAAAAAAGTTTTTTTGTTGTATTCATGATAGTTGAATGGTGATTGATCAAATATATAGAATAGGCGCGCAAATAAGTAAGGTGCCTGGTTTACATTCCAAGATTCATGTTATCTTCGTGAAAGAACATCTATGAACAGAAATACAATCGAAATACTGCCTGGCTGGTTGCTAACTTATGAAGAAGTATCTAATGGCGTTTTTAGATTTTTGGCTTCAGATAGATCTGGAAGACAGGTTGGAACGACAGATACTGAGTTTGAACGCGGGCTTAATACCTGCAAGGAATACGCGCTTGATATTGAAAAACAACTTAAGGCATAGCTAAACATATGCCCTTCACCTTCGCCCACCCCGCCATCATTTTACCTCTAAAACATCTGCCTAAACGATGGTACTCAATAACCGGTTTAATAATTGGCAGCATGACACCCGATTTTGAATATTTTATCAGGATGCGGGTAAAGGCTATTTACGGACATTCGGTGGTCGGGTTATTTTATTTTGATTTGCCCCTCGGCTTATTGCTAACATTCATTTACTTGTTTGTGGTAAAAGATAAATTGATTGATCATCTGCCTATTCAACTGAATAGCCGGTTTTTGGCATATAAAAAGAAGCTGTTAAAAATATCCTTTGCTACCGTGTTTATAATAGGGTTATCGGTTATAGCCGGCGCTGCTTCCCATATTTTATGGGATAGTTTTACCCATTCTTCCGGCTATTTTGTAAGGCTTTTTCCATTCCTTTCCGCAGTGGTTGTTCAATTGGGCCGACAACCTATTTACTGTTATTCATTACTACAACATGGCAGTACACTTGCAGGGCTCGCGTTCATTGGGTACACAATATGGGGGTTGCCAAAAAGTGCTGTTACCAGTGCGGGCAATGTGTTTAAATACTGGCTCATCGTATTTTTAACATCGGTATTTACAGTAATTGTAAGGCTATCATTTAAAAGCCACGATTCGTATTTGTTTGGTAATTTATTGGTAACAGCTATCGCAGGAGGCCTAATTGGATTAGTTATAGCGTCGGCTTTTGATTCGGGCCTACAAAAAAAACTGTAATATTTCTGTTAATTTTAGCATTGTGCCCAAATTTAAGCCTCCGGATTTGCAACATATACTTAAGAATTCTATATTTGCTACCTCATAAGGTAAGTGTTTCACACTTATTAATTGTGATAAGGTTTAGGTTTAAAGCCCCAAGCAGCGAGTGCAAGGGGCTTTTATTTTGCCTTGTTTTTTCTGCCGGTAATTATTCCCCCTTTAATTTTTCGGACTAATCCGCAATAATTTCATTTCAACTTCGATTTTAAAAAAAGTATAACCTTTACAATTCGTTTGCGTAATAATTATAAAATACTAATTAAGATGGACTTTGTAATTACCTTTGGAGCAATATTGCTCTCGCTTTGTTTGTTGCTGATGATAGGTGTGCTATTTGCCGGAGTTTTAAAATACATTAAAAAACAATATCATCCCAACCCGAAATTCTCTGATTATGTAAACGTGGATTCCGCCGAATACGCTTATAAAAGAATCGAAAAAAGGACAGTTCGTTAATCAAATCACAAATTTGTGATTGATAATTCAGCATAATTTTGCATATTTGCACCGCGAAAAACACGATGGCATGATACATTGCCATAAAGTCGTTGATTTTACAGATGGTCCTATAGCTCAGCTGGATAGAGCAACAGATTTCTAATC
The genomic region above belongs to Mucilaginibacter sp. KACC 22773 and contains:
- a CDS encoding N-acetylglucosamine kinase codes for the protein MIIIADGGSTKTNWCLVTEEGKKVYFNTEGYNPYFSSTEYIIQSLNESLPTDLDKNEITEVNYYGAGCSTDDMRNLVKVAMEAVFTKAKVYIGHDLLAAARALLGNTEGFAAILGTGTNSCIYDGKNVVHNIDSGAYILGDEGSGCYIGKKLLVDYLRGYMPEPVRNLFWETFKLTPDDINEQVYTQPRANRFCASFSKFVYDNNVHIEYSRNLVRTSFEDFFRNLVTHYPDYQKYTFNCIGSVGYNFRNVLEEVVTENGMVVGNIIRSPIDNLVKYHLELSPSSL
- a CDS encoding NUDIX hydrolase; protein product: MELMLPKFDSVFSIDCVIFGFEAGELKILLIERNEEPYKDWFALPGYIVEQDESIDDAAERILYELTGLRDLHMQQFHTFGEVNRHPQGRVITVAYYALIRINGQKELRPVTQFAKKAIWHPVNDLPKLAFDHSEIFNTGFNKIRRRLHYQPIAFELLPEKFTLTQLQSLYEAVLNKKLDKRNFRKKMLSYGFLKELDEKQKGVSYRAAKLYKFDKRKYGKIFQGEMSLG
- a CDS encoding Nif3-like dinuclear metal center hexameric protein, producing the protein MNTTKKLFSLNKDYTRRKFIFNVGKVAAASALLSAPFVGRAANFFEVKEDVTVGQIIDKFISQIAGAPFPKTVDTLKSGNLDIKVTGIVTTMFATIDVIKRAIALNANFIIAHEPTFYNHADETDWLANDDVYQYKAKLLKDNNIAVWRNHDYIHSLKPDGVGMGVLTQLSWAAYYRPDLGNVLVLPPTNLAALIEYLKNKLSINKVRYIGNPAQNCQKVLFLPGAAGGKRHITEAGKVKPDVLIVGEIQEWETAEYVRDAQAKGDNLSLIVLGHIASEEPGSEFMAGWLKQHFAAIKSVHIPANNSLSFM
- a CDS encoding DUF4184 family protein, with the protein product MPFTFAHPAIILPLKHLPKRWYSITGLIIGSMTPDFEYFIRMRVKAIYGHSVVGLFYFDLPLGLLLTFIYLFVVKDKLIDHLPIQLNSRFLAYKKKLLKISFATVFIIGLSVIAGAASHILWDSFTHSSGYFVRLFPFLSAVVVQLGRQPIYCYSLLQHGSTLAGLAFIGYTIWGLPKSAVTSAGNVFKYWLIVFLTSVFTVIVRLSFKSHDSYLFGNLLVTAIAGGLIGLVIASAFDSGLQKKL